TTCAAATAATGTTGTCGAATCCCTTTAATCTTATGTCCAACAATGCGTTCTAAGAGTTGTTTTTGAGCGGTAAGCAACTTAATTTGATCATAAGAATGGTAAGATCCATGAACGCCAATTTCCCATCCCTCAGCATCAAGTTTTTGAATAAGCTCGGTTATTTTTTTTTGTTGAATATTATATCTTCCTACAAACAACATTATATCTCTTAACGACAAAGGGAATTTTCGTTGTTCTTGAAGGAAGAAAAACGTTGATTTAATATTATGGAACTTTTCAAGTTCCATAATGGTATCAAAAGTCCAATAAGGATTATGGAAATAAGAACTTAGATGATACCATGCATTCTTGAAATTAAAGTTATATAACTCTTTTAAAAAATAATAGGGGCATTGGTAAGTTTTTTTAGTTCGATCAATATCATGGGTTAGACAAACAGCAAATCTGCTTTTTCCTGGGTACTGTAGTTGTTGTTTCATAAGTTTAAGCATCGAGCTTTTTATAGAGCAATTCAACATTTTTCATTTGTGAATCCCAATTATATGTTTTCTCTACTAATAATCGTGATTTTTCTCCAATAGCTGTAAGTTTTTTTCTATCAGTTGCTAAAACAGTGATAGCGTCAGCTATTTCTTGAGCTGAGCCAGGAGTAACAGTACATCCTAATTGATTATGTTCAACAACACTGCGCATTCCAGGAAGGTTACTGATGATTAAAGCGCATGCTCCAGCCATATACTCAAACAGCTTATTTGGGCTGCAAAATTCATTGTTTCGAGTAAGATATTGAACATGAAGACCTATGTCTGCTAAAGCTGAATAAGTAGGAACTTCATCATAAGGAATCTTGCCAATAATATGAACATTTTTCGCATTTTGGTCTTGAGCAAAAGCAACTAATCGTTGATAATAGGGGCCATCACCTACAATGAAAAAAACAACGTTGTCTCGAAGCGCAGCAGGGAGAAGCTTCGAGGCAATAACAATCTCTTTCACACCGCGTATTTCTTTAATGATCCCACAATACATCGCAACAATGGTGTCTTGTTTAATACCATACTTTTTCTTCAGAAAAGATATTTTCTTATGATTCTTATAAGTATCGAACCAGGTGAGATCAATATAATTAGCTGCTACAACAACTGGCTTGCCAAATCGTTCCAATTTCTGAGCAAATTCTTTGTTGATGGTAATAATACCATTAACAAAGTAGCTGCATATTTTCTCAAGAAACAAGCCAGGTAGCCATAATAAAATAGACATGTCTCTCAAAAGATTAGGGTAATCTTCATGCGAATCATAAATTAACGTTTTTCGTTTGAACCATTTCAATATAACTCCTAAGGGGAGTGCTGTTAAATCATGAGCATGAATGATATCACATGGCTTTTTTAATGCATAAAAAAAAGCATGAGCCATAAATCCAATAATGCTATACAACACCGAGATTATTTTTAGAAAAATATTTCTTTTTTCAAAGTTTTGTATCAAGGCAGGACCAAGATGAACTACCTTAAAATGTTTATACTCCTCTTGGGGATAATCTCCTCTATACTTCCACGCTATAATTTCAATATCATAGCCTTTTCTTGCAAGGTAATTAGCTTCTTTAAGAACTCTTGGATCAGGAGCAAAGTCTTTCAAGAGAAGCATCAAAATCTTTTTCTTTTTTTCTTTTTGTTGCGGTATCATGATGGATTATAGCTGAGCTTCTAAAACTTCCTTAACATTCGAAATAATATACTCTTGTTGAGCAGATGATAATTCTGGATAAATTGGCAGTGAGAGAATTTCATCAGCGATTTTTTCGCTTATAGGATAACTTCCTTTTTTTAATCCTAAACAAGAAAATGCAGGCTGGAGGTGGAGAGGAATGGGAAAATATATCTGTGTAGGAATTCCTCTTTTTTCAAGCTCAGACATAACTGCTGATCTCTGTTTTACACGAACAGTATAGACGTAATATACAGGTTTCGCATGAGCTTCTTCATAAGGTAATATTATCTTTCCCTGGCTAGAAATATCTTTAAACGCTGCAGTATAACGTTGGGCAAGAGTTCTTCTTTTCTCGTTGACAAACTCCAATGCTTTTAATTTAACTCGAAGCACAGCTGCTTGCAAACTATCCATTCGTTCGTTATACCCTAAATAATTATGTTCGTATTTTTGTCCTGGCAATCTCCCATGGTTGCGAAGAGCAATAAGCATATTTTTAATGTTGCTATTATTAAATACAATAGCTCCTCCATCGCCAAAACAACCAAGATTTTTTGCAGGATAAAAAGAAAAGCAGCCTATATCTCCTTGAGGTACCTTCTTATCATGATACATGCATCCATGAGCCTGAGCGCAGTCTTCAATAACAAATAAATTATGTTTTCGAGCAATCTCAATGATCTTATCCACAGCACAAGGATAACCATACAAATGTACGGCAATAATTGCTTTTGTTTTTTTTGTTATAGCTGCTTCAAGTTTTGATGAATCTATGTTGTAGGTTTTTTGGTCAATATCAACGAGCTTAATGCTTGCTCCGCTATGGATAATCACTTCCCCTGTTGCGATAAACGTATGCGGTGTTGTAATAACCTCATCGCCTTCTTTAATGTCAAGAACTTTTAATGCTAAAAAAAGAGCGCTTGTTCCAGAGTTAGTACTTACACAATATTTGCTTTCACAATAATCAGCAAATTCTTGTTCAAACAAAGAAACATCTTTGCCATTGACAAAATCAGTTTGTTCTATTACCTGGGCAAGCGCAGCATCTATTGCTTCTTTCTGGCTGATATATGATGCTTTCAAATCAACAAAAGGGATTTTCATGTCCTCGCCTCTTTTTCTCCTTATTCAACATCTAAATCTCTTTTAAAATGTGCTGATTGTAATGCTAATTGGCAAATTTTTGTGGTATAATATTCTTCTTCGCCAATATTAACAATCTGTTGATACTCTCCATTATTATTTTTATGTTTTTTAATCACTTCAACAAAATATTTTAATTCTTCTTTCAAAGGTTCATTTTTATGCATCTCTAAATTTTCTTCAGCACTTTTAACAACACAGCCCTGTTCTATGCTGATAGGGAATATTTTCAATGTTTGTTCAAGAAAATCAGCATAGAGTTTCTTTTTGCTTCCAATAACCCATAGGTCTCTTTTTTTCAAAGGATGGCAGCAGCTTACTTCAATTTCAGCAAAAAAAGAGCCATAGTCGAAAATAATCACTGCTGAATCTTCGTGTTTTTGGTCTATAATGTTTACTCTTTTGCAATACACTTTTTTCGGGAATTGTCCAAGAACAAAATTAAGAATATCAATCATGTGAATGCCTAAATTAAAAATAACTCCAGAGTCTGAGCGTGGTGGTTTGCTTGAATGAATATATCTGCTGTGGATATAGTGGAGTTTTCCTAGCTCTCCTTTCGCAATCAATTCTTTTAATGCTATTACTGAAGGATTAAATCTGAATAAATACCCAACTGATAAGATCAAATTTTTTTCTTTTGCTAGGCTAACAAGTTCACGTGCTTGGTCTGCATCGAGGGTAATAGGTTTTTCTACAAGAACATGCTTTCCAGCTGCAAGGCATTCTTTAACAATAGGGTAATGAAGTGTCGTTGGTACAACAACAGAAACAGCATCAACTAACGGTAATAATTCTTTATAATTCTGCATAAACAAAATTC
This genomic interval from Candidatus Woesearchaeota archaeon contains the following:
- a CDS encoding polysaccharide deacetylase family protein, with product MKQQLQYPGKSRFAVCLTHDIDRTKKTYQCPYYFLKELYNFNFKNAWYHLSSYFHNPYWTFDTIMELEKFHNIKSTFFFLQEQRKFPLSLRDIMLFVGRYNIQQKKITELIQKLDAEGWEIGVHGSYHSYDQIKLLTAQKQLLERIVGHKIKGIRQHYLNFDFEKTWELQKKAGFQYDSSFGLTRGIGFKELQHKTPFKPFSKEGDRFMVFPIALMDSALPQHLIATEELWKKIIALYDLAEQESLPLVIIWHNTAFSKKDYPGYFELYEKLLLEGKKRNTWFCTLGELYDFLNAKKTSPPKRFSKHATFKSIPKR
- a CDS encoding glycosyltransferase family 4 protein, translating into MIPQQKEKKKKILMLLLKDFAPDPRVLKEANYLARKGYDIEIIAWKYRGDYPQEEYKHFKVVHLGPALIQNFEKRNIFLKIISVLYSIIGFMAHAFFYALKKPCDIIHAHDLTALPLGVILKWFKRKTLIYDSHEDYPNLLRDMSILLWLPGLFLEKICSYFVNGIITINKEFAQKLERFGKPVVVAANYIDLTWFDTYKNHKKISFLKKKYGIKQDTIVAMYCGIIKEIRGVKEIVIASKLLPAALRDNVVFFIVGDGPYYQRLVAFAQDQNAKNVHIIGKIPYDEVPTYSALADIGLHVQYLTRNNEFCSPNKLFEYMAGACALIISNLPGMRSVVEHNQLGCTVTPGSAQEIADAITVLATDRKKLTAIGEKSRLLVEKTYNWDSQMKNVELLYKKLDA
- a CDS encoding DegT/DnrJ/EryC1/StrS family aminotransferase, which codes for MKIPFVDLKASYISQKEAIDAALAQVIEQTDFVNGKDVSLFEQEFADYCESKYCVSTNSGTSALFLALKVLDIKEGDEVITTPHTFIATGEVIIHSGASIKLVDIDQKTYNIDSSKLEAAITKKTKAIIAVHLYGYPCAVDKIIEIARKHNLFVIEDCAQAHGCMYHDKKVPQGDIGCFSFYPAKNLGCFGDGGAIVFNNSNIKNMLIALRNHGRLPGQKYEHNYLGYNERMDSLQAAVLRVKLKALEFVNEKRRTLAQRYTAAFKDISSQGKIILPYEEAHAKPVYYVYTVRVKQRSAVMSELEKRGIPTQIYFPIPLHLQPAFSCLGLKKGSYPISEKIADEILSLPIYPELSSAQQEYIISNVKEVLEAQL
- a CDS encoding Gfo/Idh/MocA family oxidoreductase; protein product: MVRIGVIGSGKWGENHLRVYAELKELDCQLVGLADIDASKKTLAESYGILFMQNYKELLPLVDAVSVVVPTTLHYPIVKECLAAGKHVLVEKPITLDADQARELVSLAKEKNLILSVGYLFRFNPSVIALKELIAKGELGKLHYIHSRYIHSSKPPRSDSGVIFNLGIHMIDILNFVLGQFPKKVYCKRVNIIDQKHEDSAVIIFDYGSFFAEIEVSCCHPLKKRDLWVIGSKKKLYADFLEQTLKIFPISIEQGCVVKSAEENLEMHKNEPLKEELKYFVEVIKKHKNNNGEYQQIVNIGEEEYYTTKICQLALQSAHFKRDLDVE